In the genome of Candidatus Latescibacter sp., the window GCTGCCGATATCCACAAACTCCTTGCTCCTGTCGGCGGGAATGCTGTCCCAGTAGGAACACCATTCCAGGTTGATTCCAAGCTTCGTGCGGAATTCGGGGACTTTTTCATTCAGGGGCGCAGCATTCCCGCCGTGTCCGTTCACAATGAGAATAGTGGTGATGCCGTGGGTCTTCAAACTGTCGCAGATGTCATAGACCACATCAAGAAATACCTCTTTCCGAAGGGTCAGGGTGCCTTTACGATTCATCCAGTGAGGGGAAACGCCGATGGGGACAGGGGTGCTCACGATAACCCGGGGGTAGAGTTTCAGCGCCGTCTGCTGGGATACGAGAAGCGCTCCGGCAGTATCCATGATCATCGCCATGTGTTCGTTGTGCTGTTCGGTGGAGCCGGTGGGAACGATCGCGGCCTTGAGTTTCCCTTCCAGCAGACGGTCGCGGATTTCTTTACGGGTGCATTCATACAGGAGCACCTTTCGGGGGTCGATATAGATGTTCCCGACAGGGCTCATTGGAGAGGTGCGAACCGGGGCGTCAACACCTGCGAAAGCATTTCCGGCCCCTGCCGAACCGGCGGCAAGACCGGTCAGCGACAGCGACCCCAGAAAACCGCGCCGTGATTGAGAATTTGACATGAGAAAATCTCCCAGTATAACTGACATAATGAAAACATGCGAGTCTTAACGGCGATCAAAGAATCGCGGGAGACGCCGGTGATGATCGATTGCCGCCAGGCCGAGGAAAGAAATATACATTCTTACAAGTGCTCTAATCAGTGAATACTTTTGGCAGGAATCATATATAATGCTTTTTGGGACAGAGTCAAGATAAAACAAGGTTTGCCTTATATTTTTGTCACTTTGCCACTGTTTTTTCTATTTCTGCATTTCCATGAAAAAGAACGGATAACAGAGAAGCGATTCCTCCATGAGCGAAATGGAAACGCTGTCCTGTACTGTATGAGCCAGGCGTGCCTCACAGGGACTGAACCCGAAAGTGGGGATTCCCGCACGTGAGGTCAGGCGGCCGTCCGTGCAAAACTGCCAGTACCCCAGTGTGACCTCCCGCCCCAGCGTATTCCGCACTATATCCCGCGCTTTCTGAACATACGGATGATTTACCGGAGTGGAAAACCCTTCGGAAATTTTCTCCACATCCTTCCTGAACTCCACAACATTGACCTCGGCGCGGATGCCCAACTCATCGGCGGTTCCCCGAAGAATCCTAACGAGATCGTCACATTTTTCCAGCGACTGGCGGCAGTCAACATACATAACCACCTTTCCCGGGATGACATTCCTTGAGATATCCCCTGTGCTGTATAAAGTAGGAGTCATCGTGGTTTTTCCCAATTCGGGATGCGGGGCGAATCGCTCCTGCACCTCCTGGAGGCGAAGGATGAATCGTGCGGCGTCGATATTGGGATTATGCCCCTCCTGGGGCATGGAGGCATGAGCGGATTTACCGATAATGGTTACATAGACGCCGATGCAGCCGCGGTGGCCGAGCATGATCTCATTCGATGTACCCTCGCCTAGGATGGAGAGGTCGAAAGAGAGTCCGCCAGTCTCAAGTATATAAAGCGTCCCCTGCCCCCAGATTTCCTCTTCCACCACAAAAGTTGCGATCACTGTCGAACGCGGCCGTGTCCCGGCGTCCATGAGTATCCTCGGCGCGTATGTCTGCACCGCGATGGCGCCTTTGGTGTCGGACGCCCCACGGCCATAGATGCGGCCGCCTTCCATGTGCGCAGCAAACGGCGGAAAGGGCCAGTCTTTTTCATCGCCCGGCGCTACCTGGTCCATATGGGAATTGAGGTTGATCACCGGGGCATCTTGATCGGTTCCATTCACCACCCCGATCACGTTGCCTTTCGTATCTTTCCATACCTCGTCATATCCGAGCGTTTTCATCTCGTCGAGGATAAGATTCGCTACCGCCTCTTCTCCATACGTGGGAGAAGGGGTCTGGATAAGCCTTCTGCAAAAGTCGATCCACTCGTTTTCCCGCTGCTTTATTGCTTCTTTAATCCTTTCGATCATGATATGTTCCTTAATACAAGAATATCTCTCGCAAAGTCCGCAAAGAAAGAAAAAAAGATAAAAGAAATTTGACAGGATTAACATGATTCACAAGATTATTGAAAAAAATATAGTGTAATCCTGTTAATCTTGTAAATCCTGTCAAAAAAAAGATATGCTGAAAAAAGTCTATACGGCCTTTGCGAGAAATCCTTCGCCATTCATTTCACTTCCAGAGCATTCAGCGCCTTGGGAACCGTGTCTTCCGGTTTGATGTTATACCACACCGCGATAACCGTTCCCGATTCGTCGATGAGAAACGATGAGCGGGTGATACCCTCGCACAATTTCCCGCACCTGATTTTTCCCCCCCACACTCCATAAGCCGCAGACACCGTATGATCGGGATCGGATAGCAGCGGAAATCCCAGGTTGTACTTTTCATCAAACTTCTTCTGCTTGTTCGGTTTATCCGGACTTATACCGACTGCGGCTATACCGAGGCTCGCCAGATCAGGACGGGCGTCACGGATACTGCATGCCTGCTTGATGCAGCCCGGCGTGTCGGCTTTCGGGTAAAAATATACGATCAGTTTCCGCCCTTTGAAATCCGTCAGGGAAACCGTTTTGCCGTTTTGATCGGGAAGGGAAAAGACAGGGACTTTATCCCCAGGTTTTAATTCGGACATCTTACACCTCCGTTCCAGGGTTTGGAGTGATAAGGGACGATGAGCGTACTCATATCCCGTGGTTTGTGTTGTTTCATCCGGTGCTTTTTAACTTATCATACTCAGACGCCTTAAAAAAAGCAATAGCATTAACCGAAAGGGCATAGTATATATTTAGAACCTTTGAAATATTGTTTCTCGCAAAGCCCCCTATCCCTCGTTCCCTTTCCCCCGTTCCGGGGGGCAAGGGATGACGAGTGCAGAAGAAGGTTTTCCTGCCCCCCGAAGGGGGGAAGGTGGCGCGGTGCGCCGAAAGGGGGCACGGAAAAAGAAAACTTAACTATAACTCAAAAACCGGGTAACAGAAACTACAAACCTGAAAGGAAGAGGTTGCCATGAAAAAAATTACTGCTCTGGCGACGGTTTTTCTGCTTGCCGCGATTCTTACCGGCACTGTTTATGCCCTCCCCGGGGTAACATTTGATGTAGGGGCGGCGCTCCCCACGCCGTCAGGCTCATTCAGCGACGCCGCCAAAGCCGGGTATGGAGTAGGCGCAGATGTATTTTTCGGAGTTCCGCTGATACCGCTCAAAGTCGGCGGCCATGCGGCATACAACCGTTTCAATGCCAAAGGATCGGGCTCGGAAACATTCTCGATACTGGAAATTCTTCCCTCGGTCAGGTACTCGTTCCTCTCGCTCGGAGTTGCAGACATCTTTGCACAGGTTGGCGTGGGATATTATAATTTCAGCTCAAGCGTCTCCGGGTCTAAAACCCAGAACAAGCTCGGTTTCAACATCGGCCCTGGAGTATCGGTTATGTTCACACCGGGCATGCGCCTTTTCGTCATGCCACTCTACAATCTTATCAAAACGGAAAACGAAAACACCTCGTATCTTTCGATCAACCTGGGTTTGAGGTTTTAGCAGCAGTCAGGTGAAACAACAATTAGGAAATGGGGATACTGCCATAACCCACCGTGAGCGCTACATCCGCTGTCTGACCGGGCAGCCTGTAGACCGTCCGCCGTACTGGCTTCTCTGGAGCCCGTGGAAAACCACACGAGCACGTTGGATATGTGAAGGTATGCCCGATGTCGAGAACCATCGCGACCTCTTCGATACCGACCCGAGACCGGCGGTCGTACCGGTGAAGTACGGGCCCTGGCCCTCCCTCGAAAGGGTGATCGGGGAAGACGACAAGTTTATCGTCCATTACGATTCATGGGGAGTGAAGCGGCGGGATTTCAAGCATGGCGAGTCCATGTCGGAATTCCTCGAGTTCCCGGTTAAGAACCGCGAAGACTGGGAACTCTTCCGCGACCGGTACCTCAACCCGGATAACCCGGAACGATTTCCGCCGGACTGGAAGGAACAATGCGCCGGATTCGACAAGGCCGGAATCCCCGTACACATCGGTTATTACCCGGATGTGGGGCTATTCGGCTGCCTCAGGTGGCTTCTCGGCGATGAGGACATGCTCATCGGGTTCTATACCATGCCCGATCTTATCCGCGACATACTCGGCCATCTGACAGATATCTGGCTGACTCTGTTCGAACGTGTCGCGCGCGAAGCCCATGTCGACATCATACACATGTTCGAGGACCTCTGCGGGCGGCAGGGGCCGCTTATCTCACCAGACATGTGGATGGACTTTTTCGCTCCGCACTACCGCCGTTTCAAGGCGTTTGCGGACAGTCACGGTATACCTTTGTTCTCGGTGGACACGGACGGCAAACCGTACCAGCTCATCGGGCCGATGATGGGAGCAGGAGTCAACTATATGTGGCCGTTCGAGGTCGCGGCGGGCTGTGATGTGAACGAGGTCAGGAGATGCCACCCCCGGCTGGCGTTAATGGGCGGCATCGACAAACGGGCGCTTGCCATCGGGCCTCAAGCAATCGACCACGAACTGAATCGTATAAGGCCGGTGGTTGAAGGCGGACGCTATATCCCCGAAACTGACCACAGCATCCCGGACAACGTCTCATGGGACAATTACCGGCATTTCGCGGACGGGCTCAGGAAGCTGGTCGGGAAAGAATGACGCAGTCCGCCAAAGAATCTTAAGGAAATCTTTGATTTATCCTCTCGCAAAGTTCGCAAAGTCAATAAAGAAAGGAAAAGACTAGAAATTTTTCAGTCAATGCAAATCTTCCGCACATAATAGTGTATTTTATACCGCAGGTGATAAAGGATTGATTTCTTTATCTATTCTGGACTCAACCGCATCTTCCGCTCTATCGAGATCATAGTCCATTTGGAGTCCGAGCCAGAACTGGGGGGATATACCAAAATACCGCGCCAGCCGCAAAGCGGTATCGGATGAACGGGGTCCAATTTTTTCCTTTTCATGATCTACACCCCGATGTTTTTTGTTGTTATTACCTTTTCATCATGCGTGGCGGCCACCTGTTCGCCAGGCTCTACAATCAGAAAATTTTCCGGATCCCATCTGCCCTCGAGAAAATTCGTTATCAACTGCGGGTTCCCCTCCAATTCTTCATAATGCAGCCCCAGCCAATCGGCGCATTCACGGGTATATTCACGGTACCCCAGGTAATCACAGAATCCCAGGTTCACATATGCAGCGGTAGAATAATTCTTTAGCCACCCCTGTTCGGTCTCCATCAGATAGAGAGCGTTATCCTCGCCGTATTTCTCAGTGTA includes:
- a CDS encoding creatininase family protein is translated as MSNSQSRRGFLGSLSLTGLAAGSAGAGNAFAGVDAPVRTSPMSPVGNIYIDPRKVLLYECTRKEIRDRLLEGKLKAAIVPTGSTEQHNEHMAMIMDTAGALLVSQQTALKLYPRVIVSTPVPIGVSPHWMNRKGTLTLRKEVFLDVVYDICDSLKTHGITTILIVNGHGGNAAPLNEKVPEFRTKLGINLEWCSYWDSIPADRSKEFVDIGSVPSHAADFETSIALAAFPERVRYQGIDHDKAPLNLNEKDRKWDKDTFEESKLATPEKGEKIIGHAVNWVTEKLLKMMG
- a CDS encoding M20/M25/M40 family metallo-hydrolase — its product is MIERIKEAIKQRENEWIDFCRRLIQTPSPTYGEEAVANLILDEMKTLGYDEVWKDTKGNVIGVVNGTDQDAPVINLNSHMDQVAPGDEKDWPFPPFAAHMEGGRIYGRGASDTKGAIAVQTYAPRILMDAGTRPRSTVIATFVVEEEIWGQGTLYILETGGLSFDLSILGEGTSNEIMLGHRGCIGVYVTIIGKSAHASMPQEGHNPNIDAARFILRLQEVQERFAPHPELGKTTMTPTLYSTGDISRNVIPGKVVMYVDCRQSLEKCDDLVRILRGTADELGIRAEVNVVEFRKDVEKISEGFSTPVNHPYVQKARDIVRNTLGREVTLGYWQFCTDGRLTSRAGIPTFGFSPCEARLAHTVQDSVSISLMEESLLCYPFFFMEMQK
- the bcp gene encoding thioredoxin-dependent thiol peroxidase encodes the protein MSELKPGDKVPVFSLPDQNGKTVSLTDFKGRKLIVYFYPKADTPGCIKQACSIRDARPDLASLGIAAVGISPDKPNKQKKFDEKYNLGFPLLSDPDHTVSAAYGVWGGKIRCGKLCEGITRSSFLIDESGTVIAVWYNIKPEDTVPKALNALEVK
- a CDS encoding outer membrane beta-barrel protein; translation: MKKITALATVFLLAAILTGTVYALPGVTFDVGAALPTPSGSFSDAAKAGYGVGADVFFGVPLIPLKVGGHAAYNRFNAKGSGSETFSILEILPSVRYSFLSLGVADIFAQVGVGYYNFSSSVSGSKTQNKLGFNIGPGVSVMFTPGMRLFVMPLYNLIKTENENTSYLSINLGLRF
- a CDS encoding uroporphyrinogen decarboxylase family protein, with translation MKQQLGNGDTAITHRERYIRCLTGQPVDRPPYWLLWSPWKTTRARWICEGMPDVENHRDLFDTDPRPAVVPVKYGPWPSLERVIGEDDKFIVHYDSWGVKRRDFKHGESMSEFLEFPVKNREDWELFRDRYLNPDNPERFPPDWKEQCAGFDKAGIPVHIGYYPDVGLFGCLRWLLGDEDMLIGFYTMPDLIRDILGHLTDIWLTLFERVAREAHVDIIHMFEDLCGRQGPLISPDMWMDFFAPHYRRFKAFADSHGIPLFSVDTDGKPYQLIGPMMGAGVNYMWPFEVAAGCDVNEVRRCHPRLALMGGIDKRALAIGPQAIDHELNRIRPVVEGGRYIPETDHSIPDNVSWDNYRHFADGLRKLVGKE